A stretch of the Musa acuminata AAA Group cultivar baxijiao chromosome BXJ2-7, Cavendish_Baxijiao_AAA, whole genome shotgun sequence genome encodes the following:
- the LOC135616900 gene encoding V-type proton ATPase subunit B2: MGEAKKNVDMEEGSLEIGMEYRTVSGVAGPLVILEKVKGPKYQEIVNIRLGDGTIRRGQVLEVDGEKAVVQVFEGTSGIDNKYTTVQFTGEVLKTPVSLDMLGRIFNGSGKPIDNGPPILPEAYLDISGSSINPSERTYPEEMIQTGISTIDVMNSIARGQKIPLFSAAGLPHNEIAAQICRQAGLVKRLEKSDNLLEKDEEDNFAIVFAAMGVNMETAQFFKRDFEENGSMERVTLFLNLANDPTIERIITPRIALTTAEYLAYECGKHVLVILTDMSSYADALREVSAAREEVPGRRGYPGYMYTDLATIYERAGRIEGRKGSITQIPILTMPNDDITHPTPDLTGYITEGQIYIDRQLHNRQIYPPINVLPSLSRLMKSAIGEGMTRRDHADVSNQLYANYAIGKDVQAMKAVVGEEALSSEDLLYLEFLDKFERKFVAQGAYDTRNIFQSLDLAWTLLRIFPRELLHRIPAKTLDQYYSRDTTH, encoded by the exons ATGGGTGAGGCAAAGAAGAACGTCGACATGGAGGAGGGATCACTGGAGATTGGCATGG AGTACCGGACTGTTTCTGGAGTCGCAGGACCGCTTGTTATCTTGGAGAAAGTGAAA GGTCCCAAGTACCAAGAGATTGTTAATATACGATTAGGTGATGGCACCATCCGACGTGGTCAGGTGCTGGAAGTTGATGGTGAAAAAGCTGTTGTACAG GTTTTTGAAGGAACTTCAGGAATTGACAACAAATATACCACTGTGCAATTCACTGGCGAG GTTCTGAAAACCCCTGTATCTCTTGATATGCTTGGACGCATTTTCAATGGTTCTGGAAAGCCAATAGATAATGGCCCTCCTATATTGCCTGAGGCCTATTTGGATATATCCG GAAGCTCTATCAACCCCAGTGAAAGAACCTATCCAGAAGAAATGATCCAAACTGGAATATCTACCATTGATGTTATGAATTCCATTGCTCGAGGTCAGAAGATTCCCCTCTTTTCTGCTGCTGGTCTCCCTCACAATGAAATAGCGGCTCAGATTTGTCGTCAGGCTGGTCTTGTAAAGCGTCTGGAAAAATCTGACAATCTTCTGGAG AAGGATGAAGAGGACAACTTTGCTATTGTATTTGCTGCTATGGGAGTAAACATGGAAACTGCACAATTTTTCAAGCGTGATTTTGAAGAAAATGGTTCAATGGAGAGGGTGACTCTTTTCCTAAACTTG GCAAATGACCCTACAATTGAGCGTATTATTACTCCACGAATTGCGCTCACAACAGCAGAATATTTAGCTTATGAATGTGGGAAGCATGTCCTTGTCATCCTAACTGACATGAGCTCCTACGCAGATGCACTTCGTGAG GTTTCAGCAGCTCGGGAGGAGGTGCCAGGTCGACGTGGTTATCCAGGGTATATGTACACTGATTTGGCTACAATATATGAGCGTGCTGGACGTATAGAAGGAAGAAAAGGCTCCATCACACAGATACCAATTTTAACCATGCCAAATGATG ATATTACCCATCCCACTCCTGATCTTACTGGTTATATCACTGAAGGCCAAATTTATATCGATAGGCAACTCCATAATCGTCAG ATATATCCTCCTATCAACGTTCTCCCATCTTTGTCTCGGCTGATGAAA AGTGCTATTGGTGAAGGCATGACCCGCCGAGATCATGCTGATGTCTCTAACCAG CTTTATGCCAATTATGCCATTGGAAAGGATGTTCAAGCAATGAAAGCAGTTGTGGGAGAAGAGGCACTCTCGTCTGAGGATTTG CTCTACCTCGAGTTCCTAGACAAGTTTGAAAGGAAATTTGTTGCCCAAGGGGCCTATGATACTCGTAACATCTTCCAATCGCTTGACCTTGCATGGACTCTCCTCCGCATCTTCCCTCGCGAGCTTCTCCACCGCATACCTGCAAAGACCTTAGATCAGTATTACAGCAGAGATACAACACACTGA
- the LOC103991218 gene encoding transmembrane 9 superfamily member 7 — protein sequence MAKANGGEVATALILSCLLILPSASAFYLPGVAPRDFQKGDELQVKVNKLSSTKTQLPYDYYFLDYCKPSNIMNSAENLGEVLRGDRIENSVYSFKMRRDESCKVVCRTKLTSEAAKNFKEKIDDEYRVNMILDNLPIAVPRQRRGGSQAPSYEHGFRVGYKSKDDKYYISNHLSFKVMYHKDPESEDARIVGFEVIPSSVKHEYSNWDDKNPKVTTCSADIKIAPGSTTPQEVVADTYVVFSYDVTFQPSEIKWASRWDTYLLMNDDQIHWFSIINSLMIVLFLSGMVAMIMLRTLYRDIANYNQLETQEEAQEETGWKLVHGDAFRPPVNSGLLCVYVGTGVQFFGMILVTMIFALLGFLSPSNRGGLMTAMVLLWVFMGLFAGYSSARLYKMFKGSEWKRITLKTAFMFPGIVFAIFFVLNALIWGEKSSGAVPFGTMFALVLLWFGISVPLVFVGSYIGYKRPALEDPVKTNKIPRQIPEQAWYMQPAFSILIGGILPFGAVFIELFFILTSIWLNQFYYIFGFLFIVFIILIITCAEITIVLCYFQLCSEDYHWWWRAYLTAGSSALYLFAYSAFYFFTKLEITKVISGILYFGYMLIVSYAFFVLTGTIGFYACFWFVHKIYSSVKID from the exons ATGGCGAAGGCGAACGGCGGCGAGGTCGCCACGGCTCTTATCCTCTCATGCCTTCTCATCTTGCCCTCCGCCAGCGCCTTCTACCTCCCCGGCGTCGCTCCCCGCGATTTCCAGAAG GGTGATGAACTTCAAGTCAAAGTGAACAAACTTTCCTCCACAAAAACACAACTTCCATATGATTACTATTTCTTGGATTACTGTAAGCCTTCCAATATAATGAACAGTGCTGAAAATTTGGGGGAGGTCCTTCGCGGTGATCGCATTGAAAATTCTGTATATTCA TTTAAAATGAGAAGGGATGAAAGTTGCAAAGTGGTTTGTCGAACAAAACTTACCTCAGAAGCTGCCAAGAACTTCAAGGAGAAGATTGATGACGAATATCGTGTGAACAT GATCCTGGATAATCTTCCCATTGCAGTTCCTAGGCAAAGAAGAGGTGGAAGTCAAGCTCCAAGCTATGAACATGGTTTCCGTGTTGGGTACAAA AGTAAAGATGATAAATATTACATTAGCAACCACCTCAGTTTCAAAGTCATGTATCATAAAGATCCAGAATCTGAGGATGCTCGTATTGTTGGTTTCGAGGTGATCCCAAGCAG TGTGAAGCACGAGTACAGTAACTGGGATGATAAGAACCCTAAAGTTACTACATGCAGTGCAGACATTAAAATAGCCCCCGGTAGCACTACACCCCAAGAAGTAGTTGCTGATACATATGTTGTCTTCTCATACGATGTCACGTTCCAG CCCAGCGAAATCAAATGGGCATCTCGTTGGGACACATACCTTCTCATGAATGATGATCAAATTCATTGGTTTTCTATCATCAACTCCTTAATGATAGTTCTATTTCTGTCTGGCATGGTGGCCATGATTATGTTGAGGACCCTCTACAGAGATATAGCTAACTACAACCAATTAGAGACTCAGGAAGAAGCCCAGGAAGAAACAGGATGGAAGTTAGTCCATGGTGATGCATTTAGACCGCCAGTTAACTCTGGGCTTCTTTGTGTTTATGTGGGGACTGGAGTCCAGTTCTTTGGGATGATCTTGGTCACTATGATATTTGCATTACTAGGTTTCCTCTCCCCTTCCAACCGTGGGGGTCTGATGACTGCTATGGTTCTCCTGTGGGTCTTCATGGGTCTATTTGCTGGATATTCTTCGGCTCGCCTCTACAAAATGTTCAAGGGTTCTGAATGGAAGAGGATCACCTTGAAAACTGCTTTTATGTTTCCCGGTATTGTCTTTGCCATTTTCTTTGTTCTGAATGCTCTTATTTGGGGGGAGAAATCATCTGGTGCAGTGCCCTTTGGGACCATGTTTGCCTTGGTGTTACTATGGTTTGGCATATCCGTGCCCCTGGTTTTTGTTGGCAGTTACATAGGCTACAAAAGGCCAGCTCTTGAGGATCCAGTAAAGACAAACAAGATCCCCAGGCAGATACCTGAGCAGGCTTGGTACATGCAGCCTGCATTTTCCATACTTATTGGTGGAATACTACCATTTGGTGCTGTTTTCATTGAGCTCTTCTTTATCCTGACCTCAATATGGCTCAATCAATTCTATTACATCTTCGGCTTCctcttcatagtcttcatcattctCATCATAACTTGTGCTGAAATAACAATTGTGCTTTGCTACTTCCAGCTATGCAGTGAAGACTATCACTGGTGGTGGAGAGCATATTTGACCGCAGGTTCTTCTGCACTGTACCTCTTTGCATACTCTGCATTTTacttcttcacgaagttggagatAACAAAAGTGATCTCAGGAATCCTTTACTTTGGGTACATGTTGATTGTATCTTATGCATTCTTCGTGTTGACGGGCACAATTGGCTTTTATGCCTGTTTCTGGTTTGTCCACAAGATATATTCCTCTGTGAAAATAGACTGA